One genomic segment of Sminthopsis crassicaudata isolate SCR6 chromosome 2, ASM4859323v1, whole genome shotgun sequence includes these proteins:
- the TERF2IP gene encoding telomeric repeat-binding factor 2-interacting protein 1 isoform X2 gives MAEGLEMGKDPNDPTHSRTLFVREDGTSISFYVRPGPAKRRLSTLILHGGGTLCRVQEPEAVLLAQPGEAQAEASGDFISTQYITDCVERNERLALEDYRLGRREPESPETASREPEEAYTEAEDTAIVRYVKDNARSPSALAGTALWKGLEKAALTQRPWQSMKDRYLKHLKGLEQRYLEAEEAASPAQKPKRKAEETEPADKPQKKKALDLPEEENAEKPMQESETTEEVLCPEKQEVEESEVPDQTPDLELTLIKNGELASPEKNNSNLKEAPKDSEVVEDSVVLETQPEAEESSSSPSPEVGAAIKVIKHLMEEFSVDLATVTQAFLKNSGELEATCSFLQTGQRSDGYPIWTRQDDVDLQKDDENTRNKLIKKFGAKNVARRIEFRKN, from the exons ATGGCCGAAGGCTTGGAGATGGGTAAGGACCCCAACGACCCGACCCACTCGCGGACGCTGTTTGTCCGTGAGGACGGCACCTCGATCTCGTTCTACGTGCGGCCGGGTCCCGCCAAGCGGCGGCTCTCCACGCTCATTCTGCACGGAGGAGGCACGCTGTGCCGGGTGCAGGAGCCCGAGGCGGTGCTGCTGGCCCAGCCGGGCGAGGCCCAGGCCGAGGCCTCGGGGGACTTCATCTCCACGCAGTACATTACCGACTGCGTGGAGCGCAACGAGCGACTTGCCTTGGAGGACTACCGCCTGGGCCGCCGGGAGCCCGAGAGCCCCGAGACGGCCTCGAGAGAGCCTGAGGAGGCCTACACCGAGGCCGAGGACACGGCCATAGTCCGCTACGTGAAGGACAACGCCCGCTCCCCCAGCGCGCTCGCGGGCACCGCGCTGTGGAAGGGCCTGGAGAAAGCGGCTCTCACCCAGCGGCCCTGGCAGTCCATGAAGGACCGCTACCTGAAGCACCTGAAGGGTCTGGAGCAGAGGTACCTGGAGGCGGAGGAGGCGGCCAGCCCGGCCCAGAAGCCCAAGAGAAAAGCGGAAGAGACAGAACCTGCTGACA aaCCACAGAAGAAAAAAGCCCTTGATCTGCCTGAGGAAGAAAATGCAGAAAAGCCAATGCAGGAGAGTGAAACAACAGAAGAGGTTTTGTGCCCTGAAAAGCAGGAGGTTGAAGAAAGTGAG GTTCCTGATCAGACCCCTGATCTTGAATTAACTCTTATTAAAAATGGAGAGCTGGCCAGtcctgaaaaaaataactccaatTTGAAAGAGGCTCCAAAAGACAGTGAGGTCGTTGAAGACTCTGTTGTATTGGAAACACAGCCTGAAGCAGAGGAAAGCAGTTCAAGCCCCTCACCTGAGGTGGGAGCCGCCATCAAAGTCATCAAACATTTAATGGAGGAGTTTAGTGTGGATCTAGCAACAGTTACACAAGCTTTCTTGAAAAACAGTGGAGAACTGGAAGCCACTTGTTCGTTTTTGCAGACAGGCCAGCGATCTGATGGATATCCAATCTGGACCCGACAAGATGATGTGGATTTGCAGAAAGATGATGAGAATACCAGAAacaaattgataaaaaaatttGGTGCTAAAAATGTAGCAAGGAGGATTGAATTCCGAAAGAATTAG
- the TERF2IP gene encoding telomeric repeat-binding factor 2-interacting protein 1 isoform X1, which produces MAEGLEMGKDPNDPTHSRTLFVREDGTSISFYVRPGPAKRRLSTLILHGGGTLCRVQEPEAVLLAQPGEAQAEASGDFISTQYITDCVERNERLALEDYRLGRREPESPETASREPEEAYTEAEDTAIVRYVKDNARSPSALAGTALWKGLEKAALTQRPWQSMKDRYLKHLKGLEQRYLEAEEAASPAQKPKRKAEETEPADSEPQKKKALDLPEEENAEKPMQESETTEEVLCPEKQEVEESEVPDQTPDLELTLIKNGELASPEKNNSNLKEAPKDSEVVEDSVVLETQPEAEESSSSPSPEVGAAIKVIKHLMEEFSVDLATVTQAFLKNSGELEATCSFLQTGQRSDGYPIWTRQDDVDLQKDDENTRNKLIKKFGAKNVARRIEFRKN; this is translated from the exons ATGGCCGAAGGCTTGGAGATGGGTAAGGACCCCAACGACCCGACCCACTCGCGGACGCTGTTTGTCCGTGAGGACGGCACCTCGATCTCGTTCTACGTGCGGCCGGGTCCCGCCAAGCGGCGGCTCTCCACGCTCATTCTGCACGGAGGAGGCACGCTGTGCCGGGTGCAGGAGCCCGAGGCGGTGCTGCTGGCCCAGCCGGGCGAGGCCCAGGCCGAGGCCTCGGGGGACTTCATCTCCACGCAGTACATTACCGACTGCGTGGAGCGCAACGAGCGACTTGCCTTGGAGGACTACCGCCTGGGCCGCCGGGAGCCCGAGAGCCCCGAGACGGCCTCGAGAGAGCCTGAGGAGGCCTACACCGAGGCCGAGGACACGGCCATAGTCCGCTACGTGAAGGACAACGCCCGCTCCCCCAGCGCGCTCGCGGGCACCGCGCTGTGGAAGGGCCTGGAGAAAGCGGCTCTCACCCAGCGGCCCTGGCAGTCCATGAAGGACCGCTACCTGAAGCACCTGAAGGGTCTGGAGCAGAGGTACCTGGAGGCGGAGGAGGCGGCCAGCCCGGCCCAGAAGCCCAAGAGAAAAGCGGAAGAGACAGAACCTGCTGACAGTG aaCCACAGAAGAAAAAAGCCCTTGATCTGCCTGAGGAAGAAAATGCAGAAAAGCCAATGCAGGAGAGTGAAACAACAGAAGAGGTTTTGTGCCCTGAAAAGCAGGAGGTTGAAGAAAGTGAG GTTCCTGATCAGACCCCTGATCTTGAATTAACTCTTATTAAAAATGGAGAGCTGGCCAGtcctgaaaaaaataactccaatTTGAAAGAGGCTCCAAAAGACAGTGAGGTCGTTGAAGACTCTGTTGTATTGGAAACACAGCCTGAAGCAGAGGAAAGCAGTTCAAGCCCCTCACCTGAGGTGGGAGCCGCCATCAAAGTCATCAAACATTTAATGGAGGAGTTTAGTGTGGATCTAGCAACAGTTACACAAGCTTTCTTGAAAAACAGTGGAGAACTGGAAGCCACTTGTTCGTTTTTGCAGACAGGCCAGCGATCTGATGGATATCCAATCTGGACCCGACAAGATGATGTGGATTTGCAGAAAGATGATGAGAATACCAGAAacaaattgataaaaaaatttGGTGCTAAAAATGTAGCAAGGAGGATTGAATTCCGAAAGAATTAG